In Choristoneura fumiferana chromosome 21, NRCan_CFum_1, whole genome shotgun sequence, a single genomic region encodes these proteins:
- the LOC141439953 gene encoding uncharacterized protein, with product MAEDQASGRNSASIAKCEPLNNQNDSKSEVYKLKQENKVDVNVSEASNMAVDNDSECEKSNATMKRRSQTASLLISKLPQHLSSQQVKEHLEKLCGHCVVRDLKSKDDRRAVRVIFKNVQQMAAAKKILNSESIDGANIQVTDADDSMEQDEGPPVKRKKEEEEDEEPWGLDLDVWRTDPKGLYGVKPEYLNTLGVTDTLRNWVLVLNFRCGKEDLREVMELAGTVLVCSVHNRRSSDTFNAISMLNGQMLYGKPLTVKMLKSNGAILPKGLNNVGPGLAKYGKPVRDVVRHYERFVKGQACSLNTNLFRTPEEQATEEAENVTEAENSKRRAKIAMENLVSEGIDIKDLVLALKEIIAEHKDEEKEHLISELNDFDEDDNRDSNSSDKNVVVIRLNSGEGNNNPSGNDADRLKANANSKTVHMASLVSLPSSDSSSIPTFPGSTPQSGRSTPSPSSAPRRPGNPVRPIGSSSGSSSSIGIAPVNPTLISNPCSQMFPPNTPRNPMPIHRPMNSQVFGQNGNISGPSRFMPMPGPISSPISRPVGTPMSRPMSGSMSGQMSGQMSGPMGGPSGPMSGLGRMMSGHGSPMPGPNFAMPGPNTHPPFGPTVHPTAGSGATLQFSNLPPSTTFALLSDKLAQIGQLVSIQFTVPGCVVAKYAHRSHAELCIKQFDKTCLDGNIIDVRLI from the exons atgGCCGAAGATCAAGCAAGTGGAAGAAACAGCGCTTCGATAGCAAAGTGTGAACCATTAAATAATCAAAATGATTCAAAATCAGaggtttataaattaaaacaggaAAATAAAGTAGATGTTAACGTATCCGAGGCATCGAATATGGCCGTAGATAATGATTCAGAATGCGAGAAATCCAATGCCACAATGAAAAGAAGAAGTCAAACCGCATCCCTGTTGATTTCAAAGTTACCGCAGCATTTGTCGTCTCAACAGGTCAAGGAACATTTGGAAAAACTG TGTGGCCATTGTGTGGTCAGAGATTTAAAAAGCAAGGATGACAGGAGAGCTGTCAgggttatttttaaaaatgtgcaGCAGATGGCAGCTGCCAAAAAGATCTTGAATTCTGAATCAATCGATGGAGCCAACATACAGGTTACAG ATGCTGATGATAGCATGGAACAAGATGAAGGACCACCGGTTAAAag GAAaaaggaagaagaagaagacgaaGAACCATGGGGTCTCGACTTGGACGTGTGGCGGACAGACCCCAAGGGGTTATACGGGGTCAAGCCGGAGTACCTAAACACATTGGGGGTTACCGATACGCTAAGAAACTGGGTTCTAGTTCTTAAT TTCAGGTGTGGCAAAGAAGATCTAAGGGAGGTGATGGAGTTGGCCGGGACTGTGCTCGTGTGCTCCGTGCACAACCGGCGGTCCAGCGACACATTCAAT GCAATATCCATGTTGAACGGCCAAATGTTATACGGAAAACCATTGACTGTCAAAATGTTAAAATCCAATGGCGCTATCCTTCCCAAAGGGTTAAATAACGTAGGACCTGGTCTAGCCAAATACGGGAAACCAGTGAGAGACGTCGTCAGACATTACGAAAGATTCGTAAAAGGTCAAGCGTGTAGTTTAAACACTAATTTGTTTCGGACCCCAGAAGAGCAAGCTACGGAAGAAGCAGAAAATGTCACTGAAGCTGAAAATAGCAAGAGACGAGCGAAAATCGCTATGGAGAACTTAGTCTCTGAAGGGATAGATATCAAAGATTTAGTGCTAGCGTTAAAGGAGATTATAGCTGAACACAAAGACGAAGAAAAAGAACATCTTATTTCGGAACTCAATGACTTTGATGAGGATGATAACCGTGATTCGAAttcaagtgataaaaacgtggTAGTCATCCGTTTGAACAGCGGTGAAGGCAACAATAACCCATCAGGAAATGATGCTGATAGATTGAAAGCGAACGCTAATTCAAAAACTGTGCACATGGCTAGCTTAGTTTCTCTGCCATCTTCAGATTCGTCGTCTATTCCGACGTTTCCTGGCTCAACACCTCAATCGGGCCGGTCTACTCCTTCCCCTTCATCCGCTCCACGAAGACCTGGGAACCCCGTTAGACCAATTGGTTCTAGTTCCGGAAGTTCAAGTTCAATAGGAATAGCTCCCGTTAACCCTACTTTGATATCGAATCCCTGCAGTCAAATGTTTCCCCCAAATACTCCTAGAAACCCAATGCCAATCCATAGGCCAATGAATAGTCAGGTTTTTGGACAAAATGGGAATATATCTGGCCCGAGTCGGTTTATGCCAATGCCTGGGCCCATCTCAAGTCCAATATCCAGGCCAGTTGGTACTCCTATGTCCAGGCCAATGAGTGGGTCGATGTCTGGTCAGATGTCTGGACAAATGTCCGGTCCAATGGGTGGCCCAAGCGGTCCAATGTCTGGACTGGGAAGGATGATGTCTGGTCATGGTAGCCCAATGCCTGGCCCTAATTTTGCTATGCCTGGACCTAACACCCATCCTCCCTTCGGGCCTACTGTGCATCCCACAGCGGGATCAGGAGCTACACTGCAGTTCAGTAAT TTGCCCCCGTCGACTACGTTTGCCTTGCTGAGCGATAAGCTGGCCCAGATCGGGCAGCTGGTATCGATACAGTTCACGGTTCCGGGATGTGTCGTGGCCAAATACGCCCACAGGTCCCACGCCGAACTATGTATCA AGCAATTCGACAAGACCTGTCTGGATGGGAATATCATCGACGTGAGACTTATCTAA